A window of Paenibacillus polygoni contains these coding sequences:
- a CDS encoding Yip1 family protein, producing the protein MKQDFFKFPMHLIVHPFDGFWDLKYEGKGKVKVALVIVFVLFLTFVLQRQYAGFLVNYNDPRTLNSLAELQYVILPFFLWCVSGWSITTLMEGEGKFREILMATAYSLVPIILIYLPMTLISRFLTTEESSFYYLLNTFAIIWFLYLLFVGTMTVHQYTPAKTVITMLLTVVTMGIMVFLGTLVFSLIQQIIEFIVNIYRELVFRI; encoded by the coding sequence ATGAAGCAGGACTTTTTTAAGTTCCCAATGCATCTGATCGTACATCCATTTGATGGTTTCTGGGATTTGAAATATGAAGGAAAAGGAAAAGTCAAAGTGGCACTCGTGATTGTATTCGTTCTTTTTCTTACGTTTGTCCTTCAGCGTCAATATGCAGGTTTTCTAGTGAACTATAATGACCCAAGAACGCTGAACAGTCTAGCTGAACTTCAATATGTTATCCTTCCTTTTTTTCTATGGTGCGTTTCGGGCTGGTCAATTACGACGCTTATGGAGGGAGAGGGGAAATTTCGCGAAATTTTGATGGCTACAGCCTACTCTCTTGTTCCAATCATTTTGATTTATTTACCGATGACGTTGATTAGCCGGTTTTTGACCACAGAGGAAAGCTCCTTCTATTACTTACTCAATACGTTTGCGATTATTTGGTTCCTTTATCTATTGTTTGTAGGTACGATGACGGTCCATCAGTATACCCCGGCGAAGACAGTGATTACGATGCTGTTAACGGTGGTAACGATGGGGATTATGGTTTTTCTAGGTACCCTGGTCTTTAGTCTCATTCAGCAAATTATCGAGTTTATCGTTAATATCTACCGAGAGCTGGTATTCCGAATATAA
- a CDS encoding DUF5696 domain-containing protein → MNIKKSTYILLACVLLLASSVFFLLGSGRLTSIEPQNYFQSVTSEQGEYEPFRAMSDQSKGIPGMTLAAQNDSLRLYIDPKTTVIAVIDDKSGDIWYSNPEERAEDSLATAFEKDVMSSQLSISFRNTLGVQDTYTNHKLSIEKEQFELFSIQDGVRIEYTIGDTELGIDALPKLISKQRLQEKVLDKLSPATAKYVETRYLVSDASPEILERADAQVGRPLVLRKMTAAFEEAGYTAEDLAADNEENGIAASGGQGKAKFKIPLEYRLEGETLTATVPLSQMEESEGQRIQSIDLLAYFGAAKAGEEGYMFVPDGTGSLIYLDNGKTKEEQYVQPLYGADANDNSRSRGQVAEKARMPVYGLVSGDRAFLAVIEKGDGNASVAADISGKQNSYNHVYSRFIVRGEDELELYTGSKIQEIQLLSDDKYTGDVQVKYTFLSGDEANYSGMARTYQEMLVKAGKLTQTTEEGDLPFYVDVLGSVDKRESFLGVPYKATVPMTTFEEAKQITEALQREGISSIQMRYLGWFGEGIEHELPVRLSSSGLGSTKELRSLNDLLQNSGGGLYPDVAFLHVYHKGNGFRTSRDASRFITKEEALLSPYDRALNRMSTRLDSYYLLSPSKVPDVVAKFMEEYESKEITGLSLRDLGDSLHSDYRNKRIIFKETARQISEEQTALLAAEYPNLMISGGNIYALGSAKHIINTPAGSSGFQLTDESVPFYQMVIHGYKDYTGEPMNLAADTNVTSQLLQSLEQGKAPHFLWSSEPASELKFTRHDTLYSTDYEAWIDEATKMYQEISGILAPLRTVQIDERVVHQPGVIEMQYSNGTHIWINYNDKPVVIGEVSIPAQHYFVGGDES, encoded by the coding sequence GTGAACATCAAAAAAAGCACCTATATCCTGCTGGCTTGCGTCCTTTTGCTTGCGAGTTCTGTATTCTTCCTGCTCGGAAGCGGGCGTCTTACCAGCATTGAACCGCAAAATTATTTTCAGTCTGTAACATCAGAACAGGGAGAGTATGAACCATTTCGGGCGATGAGTGATCAGAGTAAAGGGATTCCAGGTATGACACTGGCTGCACAGAATGATTCGCTCCGTCTCTACATCGATCCGAAAACAACGGTAATCGCGGTAATAGACGATAAATCGGGAGATATATGGTACTCCAATCCCGAAGAGCGTGCGGAAGATTCACTCGCGACCGCTTTTGAGAAGGATGTCATGTCATCACAGCTATCCATCTCTTTCCGTAACACACTTGGCGTGCAAGATACGTATACGAATCATAAACTGAGTATCGAAAAAGAGCAGTTCGAATTGTTTAGCATTCAGGACGGGGTCCGTATTGAATATACGATCGGTGATACAGAGCTTGGTATTGATGCTCTCCCTAAACTGATTAGTAAACAGCGTCTGCAAGAGAAAGTACTTGATAAACTAAGTCCAGCAACGGCGAAATACGTAGAGACAAGATACCTGGTATCGGACGCAAGTCCGGAAATCCTGGAGAGGGCAGATGCTCAGGTTGGCCGGCCGCTCGTACTCCGGAAAATGACAGCTGCTTTTGAAGAAGCAGGATATACCGCAGAAGATCTTGCTGCGGATAACGAAGAGAATGGAATTGCTGCCTCTGGCGGGCAAGGGAAAGCGAAGTTTAAAATCCCGCTTGAATACCGGCTTGAAGGGGAGACACTTACGGCAACCGTTCCACTAAGTCAGATGGAAGAAAGTGAAGGGCAGCGCATTCAAAGTATCGATCTGCTTGCTTATTTTGGCGCAGCCAAAGCAGGTGAAGAAGGATATATGTTTGTTCCCGATGGAACAGGCAGCTTAATCTATTTAGATAACGGAAAAACCAAAGAAGAGCAGTACGTTCAGCCGCTATATGGTGCCGATGCGAATGATAACAGCCGGTCAAGAGGTCAGGTGGCTGAAAAAGCACGTATGCCGGTATATGGTCTCGTGAGCGGTGATCGTGCATTTCTTGCAGTCATCGAAAAAGGCGATGGGAATGCGAGTGTTGCTGCTGATATCAGTGGAAAACAAAATTCCTACAATCATGTGTACAGCCGCTTTATTGTGAGAGGCGAAGATGAACTCGAACTTTATACAGGCAGCAAAATTCAAGAAATCCAGCTCTTATCTGATGATAAATATACCGGCGATGTGCAGGTGAAATACACCTTCTTATCTGGCGATGAGGCGAACTATTCGGGCATGGCAAGAACCTATCAGGAGATGCTGGTGAAGGCGGGGAAATTGACTCAAACAACAGAAGAGGGGGATCTTCCTTTCTATGTGGATGTACTAGGTTCTGTTGATAAGAGAGAGTCTTTTCTCGGCGTACCTTATAAGGCAACGGTACCAATGACTACGTTTGAAGAAGCAAAGCAAATAACGGAAGCGCTTCAGAGAGAGGGCATATCAAGTATACAAATGCGTTATCTTGGTTGGTTTGGAGAAGGGATCGAACATGAACTCCCTGTCAGGCTTTCATCTTCAGGACTTGGAAGTACAAAAGAGCTCAGATCGCTCAATGATTTGCTTCAAAACAGTGGCGGCGGTCTTTATCCCGATGTTGCTTTCTTACATGTCTATCATAAAGGAAATGGATTCCGTACTTCGCGGGATGCTTCCCGGTTTATTACAAAAGAAGAAGCATTATTATCCCCTTACGACAGAGCACTGAATCGGATGTCAACGAGACTTGACAGTTACTATTTACTTTCTCCATCTAAAGTGCCGGACGTCGTTGCTAAATTTATGGAGGAATACGAAAGCAAAGAGATTACAGGTCTTTCACTTCGCGATCTGGGAGATTCACTGCATTCGGATTATCGAAATAAACGTATCATTTTTAAAGAAACGGCAAGACAAATCTCAGAAGAGCAAACAGCTCTCTTAGCAGCTGAATACCCGAATCTGATGATATCAGGAGGCAATATATATGCTCTTGGATCGGCCAAACATATTATTAATACCCCTGCAGGATCAAGTGGTTTTCAGTTAACCGATGAATCCGTTCCTTTTTATCAAATGGTAATCCATGGTTACAAAGATTACACAGGTGAACCTATGAATTTGGCAGCAGATACGAATGTTACATCACAGCTGCTCCAAAGCTTGGAACAAGGAAAAGCACCTCATTTTCTATGGAGTTCAGAACCTGCTTCCGAACTTAAATTTACTCGTCATGACACCCTGTATTCTACCGATTATGAGGCATGGATTGATGAAGCGACGAAGATGTATCAGGAAATAAGCGGAATTCTAGCTCCTCTTCGTACTGTTCAGATCGATGAACGCGTAGTTCATCAGCCGGGAGTGATTGAAATGCAGTACAGTAATGGAACTCATATATGGATTAATTATAACGATAAGCCGGTAGTTATAGGCGAGGTTTCGATCCCAGCACAGCATTACTTCGTAGGCGGTGATGAATCATGA
- a CDS encoding carbohydrate ABC transporter permease, giving the protein MKGMGLTLTRKRSLLGLFFISPWLVGFIILFLMPMIQSIRFSMSDLSIVPGGYELKFTAWNNFREALFIDANYNRILTESVLQMAVNVPLILFFSLFSAVLLNQKFRGRSLARAIFFLPVILASGAVASAEAAGLINLIGNATAAEEAGLSSSQFNTMAMVDLLAEAGMPLVMTDYIVDAVMRIYDIIRSSGVQILIFLAALQSVPTTMYEVAKMEGATGYESFWKITFPMVSPLILTNVIYTVIDSFTTSPITQTIYTTAFQTQNFGLSASMSWLYTIVVGILLLIIGFFISKKVHYN; this is encoded by the coding sequence ATGAAAGGGATGGGACTCACTTTAACGAGAAAAAGATCTCTCCTCGGGTTATTTTTCATATCGCCGTGGCTGGTAGGATTTATCATCCTGTTTCTCATGCCAATGATTCAATCCATTCGGTTCAGCATGAGTGATCTAAGTATTGTTCCAGGAGGTTATGAGCTGAAATTCACAGCTTGGAATAACTTTCGGGAAGCGCTGTTCATAGACGCAAATTACAATCGAATCTTAACAGAATCGGTGTTACAAATGGCGGTAAATGTACCGCTGATTTTATTCTTTAGCCTCTTCTCCGCTGTGCTGCTGAATCAGAAGTTCAGAGGACGTTCACTTGCGCGGGCGATTTTCTTTCTGCCCGTGATCCTTGCCTCTGGAGCTGTTGCTTCGGCGGAAGCAGCCGGCCTGATTAATCTGATCGGGAACGCTACAGCAGCGGAGGAAGCGGGGCTGTCTTCTTCGCAGTTTAATACTATGGCCATGGTAGATTTGCTTGCAGAAGCAGGGATGCCGCTCGTCATGACCGATTATATCGTTGATGCCGTCATGCGTATCTACGATATCATCCGCAGCTCAGGCGTACAGATTCTTATTTTTCTAGCCGCACTTCAATCTGTACCTACGACGATGTATGAAGTAGCCAAAATGGAGGGCGCTACAGGTTATGAGTCTTTCTGGAAAATCACATTTCCTATGGTAAGTCCGTTAATTCTGACGAATGTCATCTATACGGTGATTGATTCTTTTACAACAAGTCCGATTACGCAAACCATCTATACGACGGCATTTCAAACACAAAATTTTGGGCTGAGTGCTTCTATGTCCTGGCTTTATACGATAGTTGTCGGCATACTGCTCCTCATCATTGGATTCTTCATTTCGAAAAAAGTTCATTATAACTGA
- a CDS encoding carbohydrate ABC transporter permease → MQRTKNKLIDALWSIFRYVLIIGISFVILYPILMKISTAFKDKTDIYNPTIYMIPVHFTMDNIKLASEVLNYFPLLGNTLLYVFVVMVLTTVSTALAGYGFARFEFPGSKILFAMVILTILVPTSTLMVPMYLHFRSFDVLGLISLFTGKEGVNLLNTYWPSMITAGTATGLKAGLFIYIFRQFFKGMPKEIEEAALIDGAGGIKTFIRIMLPNAIPPMITVMLFSFVWTYNDTFYPSLFMSETNLMSLKVASLPSQINLIIPQLLGLAGTDIKADPNHVAMLVDTGILLAIAPLIILYLFVQRYFVESVERTGVVG, encoded by the coding sequence ATGCAGCGAACGAAAAATAAATTGATCGATGCCCTGTGGTCTATTTTTCGCTATGTGCTTATCATAGGTATATCATTTGTCATTTTGTATCCGATCCTAATGAAAATCTCGACAGCCTTTAAAGACAAAACAGATATTTATAATCCCACGATTTATATGATTCCTGTCCATTTTACGATGGATAATATCAAGCTTGCGTCCGAGGTATTGAACTACTTCCCGCTGCTCGGTAACACGCTGCTCTATGTATTTGTGGTGATGGTTCTTACGACGGTTTCCACTGCTCTTGCAGGTTACGGATTTGCTAGATTTGAATTTCCAGGAAGCAAAATCTTATTCGCAATGGTCATCCTCACTATTCTAGTGCCTACAAGTACGCTCATGGTACCCATGTATTTGCACTTTCGAAGTTTTGATGTGCTTGGTTTGATATCGCTTTTCACGGGAAAAGAAGGAGTGAATCTACTTAACACCTACTGGCCATCCATGATTACAGCAGGCACGGCGACAGGACTGAAAGCGGGACTTTTCATCTATATTTTCCGTCAATTTTTCAAAGGAATGCCGAAAGAAATCGAGGAAGCAGCCTTAATTGATGGTGCTGGAGGAATAAAGACCTTTATACGAATCATGCTTCCTAATGCAATTCCGCCGATGATCACGGTTATGCTGTTTTCATTTGTGTGGACTTACAATGACACCTTTTATCCTTCGCTGTTTATGAGTGAGACGAATTTGATGTCATTAAAAGTGGCTTCTCTTCCATCGCAGATTAATCTGATTATTCCGCAGTTACTTGGACTTGCGGGAACGGATATTAAAGCAGATCCAAACCATGTAGCGATGCTTGTGGATACGGGAATCCTGCTCGCAATTGCTCCTCTTATTATATTGTATCTATTTGTGCAGCGTTATTTCGTTGAAAGTGTAGAGAGAACGGGAGTTGTAGGTTGA
- a CDS encoding beta-mannosidase, which yields MQETKVVLNKDWTFKACDEQDWKNAVVPGFVHTDLLKNGLIQDPFYGTNEKLVQWIDKKDWEYKTTFQVADEIRSEEHVDLIFHGLDTYADVYLNGIPILSADNMFRVWDVNVKTILKAVDNELRIVFRSPIQEDLPKLEELGYQLPAANDQSEVGGLSQKRVSIFARKAPYHYGWDWGPRFVTSGIWRDIELRAWSEDYIADAYIHQNKVSESVATLTAVLEVNVDQAGPRVIRIETDGGEWTKEASLPAGESKVSVDFELESPKLWWSRGLGEPHMYTFKVQLLDTTGSRAKAERQIKTGIRSIRLVQEADEYGTSFYFELNGVPVFAKGANHIPNDSFITEVTYERYRHEIESAALANMNMLRVWGGGIYEQDVFYDLCDEYGILVWQDFMFACSMYPGDEAFLASVRHEAIDNMKRLRNHPSIALWCGNNEMDSAWAHYNENGGWGWKKDFTQEQREKIWADYEAIFHHLLPEVIEELVPGADYWPSSPIVSISNDINQHATTSSVTGDVHYWGVWHNAEPFENYNLQLGRFMSEYGFQSFPEHKSVLRYAEPLDLELTSDVMMAHQKNGDGNRLIKEYMDMYMTEPKDFPSFLYMSQVLQADAMKVAIEAHRRNRPFVMGTLYWQMNDTWPVASWAGMDYYGNWKALHYYAKRSFADEMISIDDTKPGRVDLYLLSDVLQPLEGNISIRIADFDGTLHEVQTHLVSIAGNTTGLVLSLDREQLLRGRDEQRTVMIVELVRKGEVIDSQKHYFVPFKDMKLTKAQIEITEVEGSEGTKFHLKTSVLAKQVWLDSNQEGIFSDNFFDLIPGETKEVSFFARRGGEQAFELANPGELKIRSMSDFIKETQVQK from the coding sequence ATGCAGGAAACAAAGGTAGTTTTAAACAAAGATTGGACTTTTAAGGCATGTGACGAGCAGGATTGGAAAAATGCAGTCGTTCCTGGTTTTGTTCATACAGACCTGCTTAAAAATGGACTCATTCAAGATCCTTTCTATGGTACGAATGAAAAGCTCGTTCAATGGATTGATAAGAAAGACTGGGAGTATAAAACTACGTTTCAAGTTGCAGATGAGATTCGAAGTGAGGAACATGTAGATCTCATATTTCATGGACTGGATACATATGCGGATGTCTATCTAAACGGTATACCTATTTTATCTGCGGATAATATGTTTCGTGTATGGGATGTGAATGTAAAAACGATTTTGAAAGCGGTTGATAACGAACTGCGTATTGTATTTCGTTCCCCTATTCAAGAAGACTTACCTAAGCTGGAAGAGCTAGGATATCAGCTGCCGGCTGCAAATGACCAATCCGAAGTAGGTGGACTTAGCCAAAAAAGAGTGAGTATTTTCGCTAGGAAAGCGCCTTATCATTATGGTTGGGACTGGGGTCCAAGATTTGTGACAAGTGGAATTTGGCGTGACATTGAGCTGAGAGCTTGGTCTGAAGATTACATTGCAGATGCCTATATTCATCAGAATAAAGTAAGCGAAAGCGTCGCAACTCTTACAGCAGTATTAGAAGTTAACGTTGATCAGGCAGGCCCAAGAGTGATCCGGATCGAAACAGATGGCGGCGAATGGACCAAAGAAGCAAGTCTCCCTGCTGGAGAATCGAAAGTGAGTGTAGACTTTGAGCTTGAATCACCGAAGCTGTGGTGGTCTCGAGGTCTTGGTGAACCTCATATGTATACCTTTAAAGTTCAACTACTGGATACTACAGGAAGCCGCGCCAAAGCAGAGCGTCAGATCAAAACTGGTATTCGCAGTATTCGTCTTGTCCAAGAAGCAGATGAATATGGCACATCGTTCTATTTTGAACTTAACGGGGTTCCTGTCTTTGCTAAAGGGGCTAACCATATTCCGAATGACAGCTTTATTACAGAGGTGACTTACGAAAGATATCGTCATGAGATCGAGTCAGCTGCGCTGGCGAACATGAATATGCTTCGTGTTTGGGGCGGAGGGATATACGAGCAGGATGTTTTTTATGATCTGTGTGATGAATATGGCATTTTGGTATGGCAGGACTTTATGTTTGCTTGCAGTATGTATCCGGGAGATGAAGCGTTCTTAGCCAGTGTCCGGCATGAAGCTATAGATAATATGAAACGCCTGCGGAATCATCCGAGTATTGCTCTATGGTGCGGTAATAACGAGATGGACTCCGCTTGGGCGCATTATAACGAAAATGGCGGCTGGGGCTGGAAGAAAGACTTTACCCAAGAGCAGCGCGAAAAAATTTGGGCAGACTATGAAGCTATTTTCCATCACCTGCTTCCCGAAGTAATAGAAGAGCTTGTACCAGGTGCGGACTACTGGCCATCCTCTCCCATTGTATCGATCTCCAATGACATTAACCAGCATGCAACAACGAGTTCGGTTACAGGTGATGTACATTACTGGGGCGTATGGCACAACGCAGAACCATTTGAAAATTATAATCTTCAGTTAGGAAGATTTATGAGTGAATATGGTTTTCAATCTTTCCCTGAACATAAATCTGTACTAAGGTATGCAGAGCCTTTGGATCTAGAACTGACTTCGGACGTCATGATGGCTCACCAGAAGAATGGGGATGGGAACCGTCTGATTAAAGAGTATATGGATATGTATATGACAGAGCCGAAGGATTTCCCTTCCTTTTTGTATATGAGCCAAGTCCTGCAGGCAGATGCGATGAAAGTGGCAATTGAAGCGCACCGAAGAAATCGACCTTTCGTGATGGGAACACTGTATTGGCAGATGAATGACACATGGCCTGTAGCTTCCTGGGCAGGTATGGATTACTACGGTAACTGGAAAGCGCTGCATTACTATGCAAAACGCAGTTTTGCTGATGAGATGATCTCGATTGATGATACGAAGCCGGGAAGAGTGGATCTATATCTGCTGTCCGATGTACTTCAGCCGCTGGAAGGAAATATCAGTATTCGAATTGCTGACTTTGACGGTACACTGCATGAAGTTCAGACACACTTGGTAAGTATAGCGGGCAATACAACGGGGCTTGTCCTTTCACTAGATAGAGAGCAGCTTCTTCGTGGAAGAGACGAGCAGCGTACGGTGATGATTGTGGAACTTGTCCGTAAGGGCGAAGTGATTGACAGTCAGAAACACTATTTTGTCCCTTTCAAAGATATGAAGTTAACCAAGGCCCAAATCGAAATTACAGAAGTAGAAGGTTCAGAAGGAACCAAATTCCATTTGAAAACCTCGGTTCTAGCCAAACAAGTATGGCTTGATAGTAACCAAGAAGGGATCTTCAGCGATAATTTCTTTGACCTTATTCCAGGCGAGACAAAAGAAGTATCCTTCTTTGCGCGCAGGGGCGGGGAGCAGGCGTTTGAACTTGCGAATCCAGGAGAGCTGAAGATACGCTCCATGTCTGATTTTATTAAAGAAACACAAGTGCAGAAATAG
- a CDS encoding glycoside hydrolase family 9 protein: MMDEIQYAAAVNQIGYPINGQKTAIFTEKTSEFHIEEEGTKKIVYRGRTSQPAYDQSSGSKVRRADFSELAKPGTYVVVDDEGNRSTPFALEERPYRELHKGLLKAFYYLRCGVTLDEKYAGEWGHESCHTKKGAVHGEEGLYLDGNGGWHDAGDYGKYVVAGAKAVADLLLAYEMYPNAFGESIPLPESDQVMPDVLHECKVELDFLFKMQDQRSGGVYHKLTTRHFPGLSVMPEDDLAELVFSPISATATACYAAIMAYASRVYRSYDPSYADRCLHSAEYAWEWLEKHPKAGGFKNPPDITTGEYGDDCITDEKYWAAAELYHTTSLEKYHTAFQQYSKESFPKCELGWADVGGYGTISYLRKGKTDENQALLSSLQQELILEAERLLQICEKDGYGISLEEKDYVRGSNMGLMNRAMILLFAMEWSSKPEYEKAAAQHLHYLLGQNTLHISYVTGFGTHSVMNPHHRPSVGDHVDAPVPGMVAGGPNRNLNDEIMERTLKGKPAAASYIDHEDSYAGNEITIYWNSPAVFVVSYFNQ; this comes from the coding sequence ATGATGGACGAGATACAGTACGCAGCAGCGGTGAACCAGATAGGTTATCCGATAAACGGACAGAAAACAGCCATCTTCACTGAAAAGACATCTGAATTTCATATTGAAGAGGAGGGGACGAAAAAGATTGTCTATCGCGGAAGAACCTCGCAGCCTGCTTACGATCAATCCTCAGGGAGTAAAGTGAGAAGAGCTGATTTTTCTGAACTAGCTAAGCCAGGTACTTATGTTGTAGTAGATGATGAAGGAAACCGATCGACTCCTTTTGCCTTGGAAGAAAGACCTTATCGTGAATTACATAAAGGATTATTGAAGGCGTTTTATTATTTGCGCTGTGGAGTAACACTTGATGAGAAGTATGCAGGGGAATGGGGACATGAATCTTGTCATACAAAGAAAGGTGCGGTTCACGGGGAAGAAGGGTTATACCTTGACGGAAATGGGGGATGGCATGATGCAGGAGATTATGGAAAGTATGTGGTTGCTGGGGCGAAAGCGGTAGCTGATTTACTGCTGGCCTATGAAATGTACCCCAATGCATTCGGTGAATCCATTCCTCTCCCAGAGTCGGATCAAGTTATGCCAGATGTGCTGCATGAATGTAAAGTGGAGCTGGATTTTTTGTTTAAAATGCAAGACCAAAGAAGTGGAGGAGTGTATCACAAACTGACAACTAGGCACTTCCCGGGCCTATCTGTAATGCCAGAAGATGACCTTGCTGAACTGGTGTTTTCACCCATTTCCGCAACCGCGACAGCATGTTATGCAGCCATCATGGCATATGCATCCCGCGTATACCGTTCGTACGATCCTTCCTATGCAGATCGTTGTCTACATTCTGCTGAGTATGCTTGGGAGTGGCTTGAGAAGCATCCGAAAGCAGGAGGATTTAAGAATCCACCGGATATTACCACGGGGGAGTATGGAGATGATTGTATAACCGACGAGAAGTACTGGGCTGCTGCAGAACTGTATCATACAACTAGTCTGGAGAAATATCATACTGCTTTCCAGCAATACAGCAAGGAATCCTTTCCTAAATGTGAGCTAGGCTGGGCAGATGTAGGAGGATACGGCACAATTAGCTACTTGCGTAAAGGAAAGACAGATGAGAATCAAGCTCTATTGAGCTCATTACAGCAAGAACTGATTTTGGAAGCGGAGCGTCTTTTACAGATCTGCGAAAAAGATGGATATGGTATATCTCTTGAAGAAAAAGATTATGTGCGGGGCAGTAATATGGGTCTTATGAACCGAGCGATGATACTGCTATTCGCAATGGAATGGTCTTCCAAACCAGAATATGAAAAAGCAGCTGCTCAGCATTTGCATTATTTGTTAGGGCAAAACACACTTCATATCTCGTATGTTACAGGCTTTGGAACACATTCTGTAATGAACCCGCATCATCGTCCATCCGTAGGAGATCATGTGGATGCACCGGTACCCGGAATGGTAGCAGGAGGTCCTAATCGAAATCTGAATGATGAGATTATGGAGCGTACGTTAAAAGGGAAACCGGCTGCAGCAAGTTATATCGATCATGAAGACAGTTATGCAGGTAACGAGATTACGATCTACTGGAATTCACCAGCAGTATTTGTTGTTTCTTACTTTAATCAATGA
- a CDS encoding glycosyl hydrolase has translation MKQKPLVLFLVLSMMAVLMPANESKLTAAPIVYEAEEATLSGVEVLTEMEGYSGTGYVGGFDLAEDKLTFEVSVPETALYNLEIGYSSPYGDKYTSLMINDESQGEVALKQNSGFTQIQAGKILLQEGTNQISFLTNWGWYFIDYIRLEQAASPPPHTINKELVNSKASKEAKALYNYLKSEYGNHILSGQQTLADANWIEENIGKKPAVLGLDLMDYSPSRVERGTTSSDVEHAIQWDQEGGIVTFAWHWNAPKDLIDEPGKEWWRGFYTDSTTFDLEYALANKNSEDYKLLIRDMDVIADELKRLEKSKVPVLWRPLHEAEGGWFWWGAKGPEPAKELYRIMYDRFTKVHKLNNLIWVWNSENPEWYPGDEYVDIVSVDSYPAAGDYGPVSSRYENLKALVNDRKLIALTENGPIPDPDLLQIYRADWSWFVTWNGNFINDGIQNKREHLVKVYESPYVITLDELPDWKKKFKK, from the coding sequence ATGAAACAAAAACCTTTAGTGCTTTTCCTTGTGTTGTCTATGATGGCTGTATTGATGCCGGCTAACGAATCTAAACTTACAGCAGCGCCTATTGTTTATGAGGCAGAAGAAGCGACTTTATCTGGTGTTGAAGTTTTAACTGAAATGGAGGGATATTCCGGCACTGGATATGTGGGTGGATTCGATCTAGCGGAAGATAAACTGACCTTTGAAGTTTCTGTTCCAGAGACGGCTCTATATAACCTTGAGATTGGATATTCCTCACCTTATGGCGATAAGTACACTTCACTCATGATTAATGATGAATCTCAAGGAGAAGTTGCTCTAAAACAAAACTCAGGATTCACACAAATTCAGGCTGGTAAGATCCTTCTGCAAGAAGGTACGAACCAAATTAGCTTTTTAACGAATTGGGGATGGTATTTTATCGATTATATTCGGTTAGAACAAGCTGCTAGTCCGCCGCCGCATACCATTAATAAGGAACTTGTTAACTCGAAAGCTTCCAAAGAAGCGAAGGCACTCTATAACTACTTGAAATCTGAATATGGCAATCATATCTTGTCAGGACAACAGACTTTGGCAGATGCAAATTGGATTGAAGAGAATATCGGTAAGAAACCAGCGGTATTGGGGCTTGACCTCATGGATTATTCCCCTTCGCGCGTAGAAAGAGGGACGACTTCATCTGATGTTGAGCATGCCATTCAGTGGGATCAGGAAGGCGGAATTGTTACTTTTGCTTGGCACTGGAACGCGCCTAAAGACCTGATTGATGAACCGGGAAAAGAATGGTGGAGAGGTTTTTATACGGATTCCACAACTTTCGATCTCGAGTATGCACTGGCTAACAAAAACTCAGAAGATTATAAGCTTTTGATTCGGGATATGGATGTCATTGCAGATGAACTCAAACGACTGGAGAAATCGAAAGTTCCTGTCCTTTGGAGACCTTTGCATGAAGCAGAAGGCGGCTGGTTCTGGTGGGGAGCTAAAGGTCCTGAGCCTGCTAAAGAACTGTACCGCATTATGTATGACCGTTTTACAAAAGTACACAAATTGAACAATCTCATCTGGGTGTGGAACTCAGAAAATCCGGAATGGTATCCCGGCGATGAGTATGTCGATATTGTAAGTGTGGATAGTTACCCGGCTGCAGGCGATTATGGTCCGGTCAGCAGCCGGTATGAAAATCTCAAAGCCCTTGTTAATGACCGAAAGCTGATCGCACTGACGGAGAATGGGCCTATCCCAGATCCGGATTTACTGCAGATTTACCGGGCAGACTGGAGCTGGTTTGTTACTTGGAACGGGAACTTTATCAATGATGGTATACAGAACAAACGGGAGCATCTTGTGAAGGTATATGAAAGTCCTTATGTGATAACGCTCGATGAACTTCCGGATTGGAAAAAGAAATTCAAGAAATAA